Proteins from a genomic interval of Ferrovibrio terrae:
- a CDS encoding ABC transporter substrate-binding protein — MTFARSLTFAAAGVTLALGLGAAGAADAQTKMKFTLDWAFQGPTSAFLVAEQKGYYKAAGLEPTIDAGQGSAGALQRVATGAYEMGFADINALIEYNAKNPDAPVKAVMMGYDAPPFGVYALKSSGIKTPKDLEGRKLGAPVFDASFKLFPAFAAKVGIDKSKVTYINLTPPLREPSLKNGSVDFISGHYFSSILDLEKIGVKQEDVIAFPYADAGMDFYGNAVVASPKFIKENPAAVKAFVAATVKAWKEIVANPDVGIKATKTRDGLTDETLEMKRLKMSIERNVVTKYVKENGFGGVDMARLQRSSDAVAAAIGLDKAPKATDLFEEGFLPPKADRMMQ, encoded by the coding sequence ATGACTTTCGCACGTTCACTGACCTTTGCCGCGGCTGGCGTCACGCTCGCGCTCGGCCTTGGCGCCGCAGGCGCTGCCGATGCGCAGACCAAGATGAAATTCACCCTCGACTGGGCTTTCCAGGGTCCGACCTCGGCCTTCCTGGTCGCAGAGCAGAAGGGCTACTACAAGGCCGCCGGCCTTGAACCGACCATCGATGCCGGCCAGGGCTCGGCCGGCGCGCTGCAGCGTGTTGCCACCGGCGCCTATGAAATGGGCTTCGCCGACATCAACGCGCTGATCGAATACAACGCCAAGAACCCGGATGCGCCGGTGAAAGCCGTGATGATGGGTTATGACGCGCCGCCGTTCGGCGTCTATGCGCTGAAGTCCTCGGGCATCAAGACGCCGAAGGACCTGGAAGGCAGGAAGCTGGGTGCGCCGGTCTTCGACGCCTCGTTCAAGCTGTTCCCGGCCTTCGCCGCCAAGGTCGGTATCGACAAGAGTAAGGTCACCTACATCAACCTGACCCCGCCGCTGCGTGAGCCGAGCCTGAAGAATGGCAGCGTCGACTTCATCAGCGGCCACTACTTCTCCTCGATCCTCGATCTCGAGAAGATCGGCGTGAAGCAGGAAGATGTGATCGCCTTCCCCTATGCCGATGCCGGCATGGACTTCTATGGCAACGCCGTTGTGGCCTCGCCGAAGTTCATCAAGGAAAACCCGGCTGCGGTGAAGGCCTTCGTGGCAGCCACCGTCAAGGCGTGGAAGGAAATCGTCGCCAATCCGGATGTCGGCATCAAGGCCACCAAGACCCGCGACGGCCTGACCGACGAGACGCTGGAAATGAAGCGCCTGAAGATGTCGATCGAGCGCAACGTGGTGACCAAGTATGTCAAGGAAAACGGCTTCGGCGGCGTCGACATGGCCCGCCTGCAGCGTTCTTCGGACGCGGTCGCCGCGGCCATCGGCCTGGACAAGGCCCCGAAGGCCACCGACCTGTTCGAGGAAGGTTTCCTGCCGCCGAAGGCCGACCGCATGATGCAGTGA
- a CDS encoding DMT family transporter, translated as MKIDRGDAYLLLTVFIWGNTFPTAKYVLGVMPPTVFSSTRYLLAAATLMAVLIWRGGLKLPQRRDLLPLIGFGFLGITLMQLLWANALSISTASKGSILIATSPIWALILGRLRGQRLSAIAWGGVLLSFGGVFLVINNSLTAITVGGGHILGDLLFLTVAFCWALFSVLSPPYLARLGTLYVSGWSMLFGALLLSPFIFWGWNDTPWEAMQAGHWASFLYTAILAGALGYLLWYEGISRLGIARSVIYSYLIPVFAMVSAIAFLGEHVSLAQLIGAAIVIAGLVLTRWSTPAPPAA; from the coding sequence ATGAAGATCGATCGTGGTGACGCCTATCTGCTGCTGACCGTTTTCATCTGGGGAAATACTTTTCCGACAGCGAAATACGTACTCGGCGTCATGCCGCCGACCGTGTTTTCCTCGACGCGCTACCTGCTGGCTGCCGCCACGCTGATGGCCGTCCTGATCTGGCGCGGGGGCCTGAAACTGCCGCAGCGGCGCGACCTGCTGCCGCTGATCGGCTTCGGCTTTCTCGGCATCACTCTGATGCAGCTGCTCTGGGCCAATGCGCTGTCCATCAGCACCGCCTCGAAGGGCTCGATCCTGATCGCCACCTCGCCGATCTGGGCGCTGATCCTGGGCCGCTTGCGCGGCCAGCGCCTGTCGGCCATCGCATGGGGCGGCGTACTGCTGTCGTTTGGCGGCGTCTTCCTGGTGATCAACAACAGTCTGACCGCGATCACGGTGGGCGGCGGGCATATCCTCGGCGACCTGCTGTTCCTGACGGTCGCCTTCTGCTGGGCGCTGTTCTCGGTGCTGTCGCCGCCCTATCTCGCGCGCCTGGGCACGCTCTATGTCTCCGGCTGGTCGATGCTGTTTGGCGCGCTACTGCTGTCGCCATTCATTTTCTGGGGCTGGAATGACACGCCATGGGAGGCGATGCAGGCCGGCCACTGGGCCAGCTTCCTGTACACCGCCATCCTTGCCGGCGCGCTCGGTTACCTGCTCTGGTATGAAGGCATCAGCCGTTTAGGCATCGCACGCTCGGTGATCTATTCCTACCTGATCCCGGTCTTTGCGATGGTCAGCGCCATCGCCTTCCTCGGCGAGCATGTCTCGCTGGCGCAGCTGATCGGCGCAGCGATCGTGATTGCCGGCCTGGTGCTGACGCGCTGGTCGACGCCCGCACCGCCTGCGGCCTGA
- a CDS encoding efflux RND transporter periplasmic adaptor subunit — MTRTSLSIAAIAGSLLVLAGCERAAPAPEPIRPVRVTTVAPQVHESRSSYTGEVRARYETNLAFRVGGKIVARYVEIGSEVKKGAALARLDPEDTRLATQNARAQLSAAQANFNQAQTELSRYRKLFDSRVISQAELDRRQNTYNTAEAQLDSARSQLRSAQNQMDYTELHADADGVVTAIGVETGQVVSAGQTVMKLARPEEKEVVFNVAENRLDELRSATAIAISLWAQPDKEYTGVVREIAPGADPATRTYAVKVSVQNAPAGMRLGMTSTVSIVRRSEASMVALPLSALYQQGAEPAVWIYTGPVEGGEGKVELRPVKIAAFIERAVLIADGLKDGEKVVTAGVHKLIPGQAVRLLPEVQSASAGKK, encoded by the coding sequence ATGACCCGGACTTCACTCTCCATTGCTGCGATTGCCGGCTCGCTGCTGGTGTTGGCGGGCTGCGAACGCGCAGCACCTGCGCCCGAGCCGATCCGCCCGGTTCGCGTCACCACCGTCGCGCCACAGGTACATGAAAGCCGCTCCAGCTATACCGGCGAAGTGCGTGCCCGTTACGAGACCAACCTGGCCTTCCGGGTTGGCGGCAAGATCGTTGCCCGCTATGTCGAGATCGGCTCCGAGGTGAAGAAAGGCGCGGCGCTTGCCCGCCTCGATCCTGAAGACACCCGGCTTGCCACACAGAATGCCCGCGCGCAGCTCAGCGCCGCCCAGGCGAATTTCAACCAGGCGCAGACCGAACTCAGCCGCTACAGAAAGCTGTTCGACAGCCGCGTGATCAGCCAGGCCGAACTCGACCGCCGGCAGAACACCTACAACACCGCCGAGGCCCAGCTCGACAGCGCGCGGTCGCAGCTGCGTTCGGCGCAGAATCAGATGGACTATACCGAACTGCATGCCGATGCCGATGGCGTCGTCACGGCGATCGGCGTCGAAACCGGCCAGGTGGTGTCGGCCGGCCAGACGGTGATGAAACTGGCGCGGCCGGAAGAGAAGGAAGTGGTGTTCAACGTCGCCGAGAACCGCCTCGACGAACTGCGCAGCGCCACCGCCATCGCGATCAGCCTGTGGGCGCAGCCCGACAAGGAATACACCGGCGTGGTGCGCGAGATCGCGCCGGGCGCGGATCCGGCCACCCGCACCTACGCCGTGAAGGTGAGCGTGCAGAATGCACCGGCCGGCATGCGGCTCGGCATGACGTCCACCGTGTCGATCGTGCGGCGTTCGGAGGCCTCGATGGTCGCGCTGCCGTTGTCGGCGCTGTACCAGCAGGGCGCGGAACCGGCGGTCTGGATCTATACCGGCCCCGTGGAAGGTGGCGAGGGCAAGGTGGAGCTGCGGCCGGTGAAGATCGCCGCCTTCATCGAGCGCGCCGTGCTGATCGCCGATGGCCTGAAGGATGGCGAGAAGGTTGTCACTGCCGGCGTCCACAAGCTGATCCCCGGCCAGGCCGTGCGCCTGCTGCCTGAAGTACAGTCTGCTTCGGCGGGGAAGAAGTAA
- a CDS encoding pyridoxal phosphate-dependent aminotransferase, with protein sequence MAFLSEALGRIKPSATIAATQKARALKAAGRDVIGLGAGEPDFETPANIREAAKAAIDRGDTRYTDVDGTAALKQAIIAKFKRENGLDYKPEQISVGTGGKQVLFNALLATVNPGDEVIIPAPYWVSYPDIVNFAGGTPVFVTGTAEDGFKLRAEALEKAITPKTKWVIMNSPSNPSGAAYTRDELKALTDVLVRHPHVWILTDDMYEHLVYDNFVFTTPAQIEPALYERTLTMNGVSKAYCMTGWRIGYAGGPQPLIKAMGNLQSQSTSNPSSISQAAAVEALNGPQDFIPKNNLVFKQRRDLVVSMLNQAKGIHCPKPEGAFYVYPSCAGTIGKTSKAGVKINTDLDFCNALLEERGVAVVFGEAFGLAPHFRISYATSTEALKDACTRIQEFCADLT encoded by the coding sequence ATGGCCTTCCTGTCCGAAGCTCTCGGTCGCATCAAGCCGTCTGCCACCATTGCCGCCACCCAGAAGGCCCGCGCGCTCAAGGCCGCCGGCCGCGACGTGATCGGCCTCGGCGCGGGCGAGCCCGATTTCGAGACCCCGGCCAATATCCGTGAAGCCGCCAAGGCGGCGATCGATCGCGGCGACACCCGCTATACGGATGTGGACGGCACTGCGGCGCTGAAGCAGGCGATCATCGCCAAGTTCAAGCGCGAGAACGGCCTGGACTACAAACCCGAGCAGATTTCGGTCGGCACCGGCGGCAAGCAGGTGCTGTTCAACGCGCTGCTCGCCACCGTCAATCCGGGCGATGAAGTGATCATCCCGGCGCCCTACTGGGTCAGCTATCCGGATATCGTGAATTTCGCCGGCGGTACGCCGGTCTTCGTCACCGGTACGGCGGAAGACGGCTTCAAGCTGCGTGCCGAGGCGCTGGAGAAGGCGATCACCCCGAAGACCAAATGGGTGATCATGAACTCGCCGTCCAATCCCTCGGGCGCCGCCTATACGCGCGACGAGCTGAAGGCGCTGACCGATGTGCTGGTCCGGCATCCGCATGTCTGGATCCTGACCGACGACATGTACGAGCATCTGGTCTACGACAATTTCGTCTTCACCACGCCGGCGCAGATCGAGCCGGCGCTGTATGAGCGCACGTTGACCATGAACGGCGTGTCGAAGGCCTATTGCATGACCGGCTGGCGCATCGGCTATGCCGGTGGCCCGCAGCCGCTGATCAAGGCGATGGGCAACCTGCAGTCGCAGTCGACCTCGAACCCGTCGTCGATCAGCCAGGCCGCCGCCGTCGAGGCGCTGAACGGCCCGCAGGACTTCATCCCCAAGAACAACCTGGTGTTCAAGCAGCGCCGCGACCTGGTGGTCAGCATGCTGAACCAGGCCAAGGGCATCCACTGCCCGAAGCCGGAAGGTGCCTTCTACGTCTATCCGAGCTGCGCCGGCACCATCGGCAAGACTTCGAAGGCCGGCGTGAAGATCAACACCGACCTCGACTTCTGCAATGCGCTGCTCGAGGAGCGCGGCGTTGCGGTGGTGTTTGGCGAGGCCTTCGGCCTGGCCCCGCATTTCCGCATCTCTTACGCCACCTCGACGGAAGCCCTGAAGGACGCCTGCACGCGGATTCAGGAATTCTGTGCCGACCTGACCTGA
- a CDS encoding class I SAM-dependent DNA methyltransferase, translating to MNRKERRAQKKSGGGGGPVRQVPAARSNASAISDMLLGLGGVQKVVPAETPVAAAVDPVHSALAQLRLGETLATKLDRLQVSLATTPNSESLLYQVARLQVRLDRRADALITYRRMLALDPGHAEARHMVAVLAGEVPEKANEAYVAALFDAFADSFDEKLVGWLDYCAPQHVAVAVRAALGEGKVAARGIDLGCGTGLLAPELRGLVKHLDGVDLSPKMVEKARARKMYDALTVGEIVAELGKHHGGYDLVAAADVLSYFGDLRALFDAVRAALPDDGLFVATVEKGVGARYQAGKSGRYQHGEAYLRKRAAEAGFVVLSLEEIELRKEENRPVVGYVFALRAQETPESQSAKLSATSLDDLVAGLTAPQAAAVAAAAQRMIGKGFSIGWAIDLGGCLAPQAADLRTLAQHLDMVSEDPARSRRAFETGLYDDCDSDAVIAFLENRPDHYDLIMSADPAIVRADPAAFFSAVKIALALAGVFIGVFGGNADALGEAAKAEGLFLLATEPLPDGSVCLIAES from the coding sequence CAGAAGGTCGTCCCTGCGGAAACGCCGGTTGCTGCCGCGGTTGATCCGGTTCACAGCGCGCTGGCGCAACTGCGCCTCGGGGAAACCCTGGCGACGAAGCTGGATCGCCTGCAGGTCTCGCTGGCGACGACGCCGAATTCGGAAAGCCTGCTGTATCAGGTGGCGCGCCTGCAGGTGCGGCTGGATCGTCGCGCCGATGCACTGATCACCTACCGCCGTATGTTGGCGCTCGATCCCGGCCATGCCGAGGCGCGCCATATGGTGGCTGTGCTGGCCGGCGAAGTCCCCGAGAAAGCCAACGAGGCCTATGTCGCGGCCCTGTTCGATGCCTTCGCCGACAGTTTCGATGAAAAGCTGGTCGGCTGGCTCGACTACTGCGCGCCACAGCATGTAGCCGTCGCCGTGCGTGCCGCGCTGGGCGAGGGCAAGGTTGCTGCGCGCGGAATCGACCTCGGCTGCGGCACCGGCCTGCTGGCGCCTGAACTGCGCGGGCTGGTGAAGCACCTCGATGGTGTCGACCTGTCGCCGAAGATGGTGGAGAAAGCCCGCGCGCGAAAAATGTATGACGCGCTGACAGTCGGCGAGATCGTGGCCGAACTGGGCAAACATCACGGCGGTTACGACCTCGTCGCTGCCGCCGATGTGCTGTCTTACTTCGGCGATCTGCGCGCATTGTTTGATGCTGTAAGGGCTGCGCTGCCCGATGACGGATTGTTCGTCGCCACAGTGGAGAAGGGCGTCGGCGCCCGCTACCAGGCGGGCAAGAGCGGACGCTATCAGCATGGCGAAGCCTATTTGCGCAAACGCGCCGCCGAGGCCGGCTTTGTCGTGCTGAGCCTTGAAGAAATCGAACTGCGCAAGGAAGAGAACAGGCCCGTCGTGGGCTATGTATTTGCCCTGCGCGCACAGGAAACGCCGGAATCACAGTCGGCCAAACTGTCCGCCACCTCGCTTGACGATCTGGTGGCTGGTCTCACGGCGCCGCAGGCCGCAGCCGTGGCGGCCGCGGCGCAGCGCATGATCGGCAAGGGCTTCAGCATCGGCTGGGCCATTGATCTGGGCGGCTGCCTGGCGCCGCAGGCCGCCGATCTGCGCACCCTCGCCCAGCATCTTGATATGGTATCGGAAGACCCGGCGCGCAGCCGTCGCGCGTTTGAGACCGGGCTGTACGATGATTGCGACAGCGACGCCGTGATAGCGTTCCTTGAGAATCGCCCGGATCACTACGATCTGATCATGTCCGCCGATCCAGCCATCGTTCGGGCCGATCCTGCCGCCTTCTTCTCGGCCGTGAAGATCGCGCTGGCGCTGGCCGGTGTGTTCATCGGTGTTTTCGGCGGCAATGCCGACGCACTGGGCGAGGCCGCCAAGGCCGAGGGCCTGTTCCTGCTGGCCACCGAGCCTTTGCCCGATGGCAGCGTCTGCCTCATCGCGGAAAGCTGA
- a CDS encoding ribbon-helix-helix domain-containing protein — protein MPTTVKKRSVVVGGHRTSISLEQAFWEALQQMAAAEGKTINQMVSDIDAARSGNLSSAIRVWILDRAIEGLLQPTGTAARAGPPAGKQEQ, from the coding sequence ATGCCGACCACGGTAAAGAAACGCTCCGTGGTGGTCGGCGGCCACCGCACCAGCATCTCCCTAGAACAGGCGTTCTGGGAGGCGCTGCAGCAGATGGCCGCAGCCGAGGGTAAGACCATCAACCAGATGGTCAGCGATATTGACGCTGCACGTTCGGGCAACCTCTCCAGCGCGATCCGGGTATGGATCCTGGATCGTGCCATCGAGGGGCTGCTGCAGCCAACGGGAACCGCCGCCAGAGCGGGCCCGCCGGCAGGGAAGCAAGAACAGTAG
- a CDS encoding CynX/NimT family MFS transporter — translation MNTSRQHTDWQAVFAVIAAGVIVSMQVGKLPPLLGQLRAEFGLDLVLGGLVASSISLIGGLCGIMAGFAGDRIGGRRALMSGLLINAAGSLAGAFAHDTAFLLAARLVEGLGFVITVVCGPSLVAMAAQPAQRSLALGLWSSYMPLGVTLGMLGALAVNHGLLDWRGLWLVLALLPFAAALLLPRLTARVPVAPLRKFNAAVLRRPGPWLLAGCFACYTTQWFCIVTWIPTYLKDSGLENETLLALGVAAVALVNAVGTTVSAAVMHRGTPRWLIIAVVSLSMGALGTASFAPDIPVLAKIGFAMAASGFGGMLPAAVLAGVPVQTRDPSEIATVNGVVVQLLNIGSFVGPPALAALVAHFGGWADGRWLLMVAGSIGLLLALGLRAAERRMATA, via the coding sequence ATGAACACATCGCGCCAACACACAGACTGGCAGGCGGTTTTCGCCGTCATTGCCGCCGGGGTCATCGTATCGATGCAGGTCGGCAAGCTGCCGCCGCTGCTCGGCCAGCTGCGCGCCGAATTCGGCCTCGACCTGGTTCTGGGCGGCCTGGTTGCCTCCTCGATCAGCCTGATCGGCGGACTCTGCGGCATCATGGCCGGCTTTGCCGGCGACCGCATCGGCGGCCGGCGCGCCCTCATGTCTGGCCTGCTGATCAACGCCGCCGGCTCGCTGGCCGGCGCCTTCGCTCATGACACAGCATTCCTGCTCGCCGCGCGCCTGGTGGAAGGACTGGGGTTCGTCATCACTGTCGTCTGCGGTCCCAGCCTGGTGGCCATGGCGGCACAGCCGGCGCAGCGCAGCCTCGCACTTGGCCTGTGGAGCAGCTACATGCCGCTCGGCGTCACCCTTGGCATGCTGGGGGCGCTCGCCGTCAATCACGGCCTGCTCGACTGGCGCGGGTTATGGCTGGTGCTGGCGCTGCTGCCGTTTGCCGCCGCCCTGCTGCTGCCGCGCCTGACCGCCCGCGTGCCGGTGGCGCCGCTCCGCAAGTTCAATGCCGCCGTGCTGCGCCGTCCCGGCCCATGGCTGCTCGCCGGCTGCTTCGCCTGCTACACCACGCAATGGTTCTGCATCGTCACCTGGATACCCACCTATCTGAAGGACAGCGGGCTGGAGAACGAAACGCTGCTGGCGCTGGGCGTGGCCGCCGTCGCGCTGGTGAACGCCGTCGGCACGACTGTTTCCGCCGCCGTCATGCATCGCGGCACGCCGCGATGGCTGATCATCGCTGTCGTCAGCCTGAGCATGGGCGCGCTCGGCACGGCGTCTTTCGCACCGGACATTCCCGTGCTGGCCAAGATCGGCTTTGCCATGGCCGCCAGCGGTTTTGGCGGCATGCTGCCGGCCGCCGTGCTTGCCGGCGTGCCGGTGCAGACGCGCGACCCGTCTGAAATCGCCACCGTGAACGGCGTGGTGGTGCAGCTGCTCAATATCGGATCTTTCGTGGGCCCGCCGGCACTGGCCGCGCTGGTCGCGCATTTCGGCGGCTGGGCCGATGGTCGCTGGCTGCTGATGGTGGCCGGCAGTATCGGTCTGCTCCTGGCGCTCGGCCTGCGCGCCGCCGAACGCAGGATGGCCACGGCATGA